In Syntrophomonas wolfei subsp. wolfei str. Goettingen G311, a single window of DNA contains:
- a CDS encoding short-chain-enoyl-CoA hydratase yields the protein MAYENIILEKEEKLAVLYINRPKAMNALNKDTLLEIKDAVTAVNDDPAVELLIITGSGDKSFVAGADIAFMQNLSAMEAREFGALGQKVFRLIEAMEKPVIAAVNGFALGGGCELAMCCDFRIAASNAKFGQPEVGLGITPGFGGTQRLPRLVGPGMAKQLLYTADVINADEAFRIGLVNKVVQPEELLPEVKKIAGRILSKGQLAVRLSKAAANEGMQTDIDRAMSIEADAFGLCFATQDQKEGMTAFLEKRKANFISK from the coding sequence ATGGCTTACGAAAATATTATTCTGGAAAAAGAAGAGAAACTGGCGGTACTATACATCAACCGGCCTAAAGCAATGAATGCGCTTAATAAAGACACACTTCTGGAAATCAAAGATGCTGTTACGGCAGTTAATGATGATCCGGCGGTTGAATTGTTAATTATTACTGGAAGCGGAGACAAGTCTTTTGTCGCCGGTGCCGATATAGCTTTTATGCAAAACCTGAGTGCTATGGAAGCACGGGAATTCGGGGCTCTGGGACAAAAGGTGTTTCGCCTGATAGAAGCGATGGAAAAACCGGTTATTGCAGCAGTTAATGGATTTGCCCTGGGGGGCGGATGCGAATTGGCAATGTGCTGCGATTTTCGCATTGCTGCCAGCAATGCCAAGTTTGGGCAACCGGAAGTCGGGCTGGGAATCACTCCTGGTTTTGGCGGCACTCAGCGTCTACCCAGGTTAGTTGGCCCGGGAATGGCCAAACAATTATTGTACACAGCCGATGTAATTAATGCTGATGAAGCTTTCCGCATTGGCCTGGTTAATAAAGTAGTGCAACCGGAAGAATTATTACCTGAAGTAAAAAAAATAGCCGGGCGTATTTTAAGCAAAGGTCAGCTCGCTGTTCGCTTATCCAAAGCAGCGGCCAATGAAGGCATGCAGACCGATATTGACCGGGCTATGAGTATAGAAGCGGATGCTTTTGGTCTTTGTTTTGCAACACAGGATCAGAAGGAAGGAATGACGGCTTTTCTTGAGAAGAGAAAAGCTAATTTTATTAGTAAGTAG
- a CDS encoding PAS domain S-box protein — protein sequence MVTKERVKYRSLLDSINSPILALKKDFSILYCNQAYARLAGKTVSELEGENLLEIFPGGEDTPCCLAYYEVLETGQTRMVEQRTGNRLFREQIYPTPFGLLSTAEDISEERRSEEAIRAFVSEPRVIFDELHDAVVISDVTGNCLVDVNRTACSMFGYTREEMLRLNLDDLAAGEPPYSRENLLDWAKKSNELSARQMEYKCRDKNGRVFWVEMKMKRLFVAEQVRLLTVIKEISQEKYKEKDLRESQELYRDLFNNSPDFMFIHDLDGNFLAVNQVAERITGFWSEELLKMKFSQLLTSESRPILSSIRYKKLGKNENRTFEVEIGTKFESRVFLDVSIWPVYRDNKLKAIRGIAHDITKRKIDEERLRKSELRLLSFIDYLPDATLAIDLEGRVVVWNQAMERLTGIKASEMLGKGDYEYGLAFYNSRRPIMVDLVLRPDEVKKFYSVIEKDNLTIISEFDTPHLRGQGHYLWGQALCWFDHEGNLLGAIESLRDITERYKSEQANRKKYDELAEQLECLQVLENKRNGFSCSCNREGEISWISKRVSNALGFTPQELRGSKFSLLIKEEERKIWEKEIQKAQQEKEFAGFNLSIVRQDDTLYPARVRLKPLLAEEELAGFLLEVEEKDE from the coding sequence ATGGTGACTAAAGAGAGAGTCAAGTATCGAAGCCTGCTAGATAGTATTAACTCACCAATTCTTGCTCTGAAAAAGGATTTTAGCATATTGTACTGCAATCAGGCCTATGCTCGCCTGGCCGGTAAAACGGTGAGTGAGCTGGAAGGAGAAAATCTGCTGGAGATCTTTCCGGGAGGAGAGGATACCCCTTGCTGCCTGGCTTATTATGAGGTATTGGAAACCGGTCAGACTAGAATGGTTGAACAGCGAACCGGGAATCGTCTTTTCAGAGAGCAGATCTATCCAACCCCGTTTGGTCTTCTGTCTACAGCCGAAGATATAAGTGAAGAAAGACGTTCGGAAGAAGCCATCCGGGCGTTTGTGTCTGAACCCCGGGTCATTTTTGACGAACTGCATGATGCGGTGGTAATAAGTGATGTAACTGGCAATTGCCTGGTAGATGTCAACCGGACGGCTTGCAGTATGTTCGGCTATACCCGAGAAGAGATGCTCCGGCTTAATTTAGACGATTTGGCCGCAGGAGAGCCCCCCTATAGCCGGGAAAACCTGCTCGATTGGGCTAAGAAATCGAATGAACTGTCAGCCCGGCAAATGGAGTATAAATGCCGGGATAAGAATGGACGGGTGTTCTGGGTGGAAATGAAGATGAAACGGCTTTTTGTCGCCGAACAGGTACGGCTGCTAACAGTAATCAAGGAGATAAGCCAGGAAAAGTATAAAGAAAAGGATTTGCGTGAAAGTCAGGAGCTATACCGGGATCTTTTTAATAATTCCCCAGACTTTATGTTTATCCATGACCTAGACGGTAATTTTTTGGCAGTAAACCAGGTGGCCGAGAGAATTACCGGATTCTGGTCGGAAGAACTATTAAAAATGAAATTTTCCCAACTATTAACTAGTGAATCCCGTCCTATACTCAGCTCTATCCGCTATAAGAAGCTGGGGAAAAATGAAAATAGAACCTTTGAAGTAGAGATTGGCACCAAATTTGAGAGCAGAGTATTTTTAGACGTTAGTATCTGGCCGGTTTACCGCGATAACAAATTGAAGGCCATACGGGGTATAGCGCATGATATTACCAAACGGAAAATAGATGAAGAGCGCTTAAGAAAATCGGAACTGAGGTTACTTTCATTTATTGATTACTTGCCGGATGCTACCCTGGCCATTGACCTGGAAGGCCGGGTAGTGGTATGGAACCAGGCTATGGAGAGGTTAACCGGTATAAAGGCTAGTGAAATGCTGGGTAAGGGAGACTACGAATACGGACTGGCGTTTTATAATAGCAGGCGGCCGATTATGGTGGATCTCGTACTCCGGCCAGATGAAGTCAAGAAATTTTATTCGGTAATTGAAAAAGATAATTTAACGATAATCAGCGAATTTGATACTCCCCACCTGCGCGGCCAAGGACATTATCTATGGGGTCAGGCCCTTTGCTGGTTCGATCACGAGGGAAATCTACTGGGAGCTATTGAATCACTAAGAGACATTACGGAAAGATATAAAAGCGAGCAGGCCAATCGGAAAAAGTATGATGAATTGGCGGAACAATTGGAATGTCTGCAGGTTCTGGAAAACAAGCGGAACGGGTTTTCCTGCAGTTGCAACCGGGAAGGTGAAATAAGCTGGATAAGTAAGAGAGTAAGCAACGCCCTCGGTTTTACTCCTCAGGAATTAAGAGGGTCAAAATTCTCCTTATTAATAAAGGAAGAAGAACGGAAAATATGGGAAAAAGAAATTCAAAAAGCCCAGCAGGAAAAAGAATTTGCCGGCTTTAATCTTTCCATTGTACGGCAGGACGATACCTTGTACCCTGCCCGGGTTAGACTGAAACCTTTATTAGCTGAGGAGGAGCTGGCCGGGTTCTTGCTTGAAGTAGAAGAAAAGGATGAGTAA
- a CDS encoding DUF1858 domain-containing protein, with the protein MITKDMVIQEIVTKYPQTLPVFGQFNMGCLGCSGALFETLEQGALAHGIDVDAMLKALNDLIKK; encoded by the coding sequence TTGATTACCAAGGATATGGTGATACAGGAAATTGTGACCAAGTACCCGCAGACCCTTCCGGTTTTCGGACAGTTCAATATGGGTTGCCTGGGATGCAGCGGGGCACTTTTTGAAACGCTTGAACAGGGGGCATTGGCTCACGGTATTGATGTTGATGCGATGTTAAAGGCTTTAAATGATTTGATAAAAAAATAA
- a CDS encoding glycosyltransferase: MRVLVTTGDFSHYLSPNFHYLLTELGKMVDLQLWYWSGDINEIIRSLGAKPDFVFINEFAETNSPIITGLAGLSLPWAVLLHDLHYEIEARTRMLREINAPGIFSIYRDRFSDWYPEFWPKFRWLPHHANTDVFYDYALNRDIDYLMLGAVHESIYPLRCRILEKMSDKPGFVYHEHPGYRNFSEEDGALVGTRYAWEINRAKIFFSCDSIFRYPLAKYYEVLACKTLLLASASQELADLGFLPGVHFVDINEYDFEEKAEYYLQHEEERLQIAEQGYEMVRTHHYTARRALDLKIAIEEICRDWPGAQLSTGKQPFSSHSRIRIKKGVRL; this comes from the coding sequence ATGAGAGTACTGGTAACGACTGGAGATTTCAGCCACTATCTCTCGCCCAATTTCCACTACCTGCTTACTGAATTAGGGAAGATGGTGGATCTACAGCTCTGGTACTGGTCGGGAGATATCAATGAAATTATTCGCAGCCTGGGCGCAAAGCCGGATTTTGTTTTTATTAATGAATTTGCGGAGACCAATTCTCCAATAATCACCGGCCTTGCGGGTTTGAGCTTACCATGGGCCGTTTTACTGCATGACCTGCATTACGAAATTGAGGCTCGTACAAGAATGTTAAGAGAGATAAATGCCCCCGGGATATTTTCTATTTACCGAGATAGGTTTTCCGATTGGTACCCGGAGTTCTGGCCGAAATTCAGGTGGCTTCCTCACCACGCCAATACTGATGTTTTTTATGATTATGCTTTGAACCGGGATATAGATTATCTGATGCTGGGAGCGGTACATGAAAGCATTTATCCCTTGCGTTGCCGAATCTTGGAGAAAATGAGCGATAAACCAGGTTTTGTTTATCATGAACATCCGGGATACCGGAACTTCTCTGAAGAAGACGGGGCTTTGGTGGGAACACGCTATGCCTGGGAGATCAACCGGGCTAAGATATTTTTTAGCTGTGACTCTATTTTTCGTTATCCGCTAGCCAAGTATTATGAAGTTCTGGCTTGTAAAACCCTGCTTCTGGCATCCGCTTCCCAGGAACTTGCTGACCTGGGCTTTTTGCCCGGGGTACATTTTGTTGATATCAATGAATACGATTTTGAGGAAAAGGCGGAATACTACTTGCAGCATGAAGAGGAACGGCTGCAAATAGCCGAACAAGGCTATGAAATGGTGCGAACCCACCATTATACCGCCAGGAGAGCCCTGGATTTAAAAATCGCCATAGAGGAGATATGCCGCGACTGGCCGGGAGCTCAGCTTAGCACTGGGAAGCAGCCGTTTTCCAGCCACAGCCGCATCCGGATAAAAAAAGGAGTACGACTATAA
- a CDS encoding GT-D fold domain-containing glycosyltransferase, with protein MGDSTTVRIKVGRSSRVSLIPGSSPFSIREAPIVSFQNPWLNSAQLMHKIWLALEKKQGLSVVSIGQTEAFVMAQYVLFSEEEFLSHREAEIANQGSREGFMHRGIRFPNVAARDEAVEAVRKADIVGYNTIEPVARDLTEKVFALHQIHPRFYFEAHLRRVLMFSQKERFERILAGRRILLIGALAPQAALVLDTKLKRRLGFEIAAAIPLYEFEEIPWVKEQIARYNFDLCLLGAGVNAVILSSYIARHLGKVAIDLGSGMESLITGKIVTDSFINEVIGLDRLLQM; from the coding sequence ATGGGAGATAGCACAACAGTTAGAATAAAGGTGGGAAGGAGTAGCCGTGTATCCTTGATTCCTGGCTCTTCCCCCTTTTCCATTAGAGAAGCCCCTATCGTTTCTTTCCAAAATCCCTGGCTTAACTCAGCACAATTAATGCATAAAATATGGTTGGCTTTGGAAAAAAAGCAGGGACTGTCAGTAGTTTCCATTGGTCAGACAGAGGCTTTTGTAATGGCCCAGTATGTTCTGTTCTCCGAAGAAGAATTTTTAAGTCACCGGGAGGCGGAGATAGCCAACCAGGGAAGCCGGGAAGGTTTTATGCACCGAGGTATTCGCTTTCCCAATGTAGCAGCCCGTGATGAAGCTGTTGAAGCAGTGAGAAAAGCTGATATTGTAGGCTACAATACTATTGAACCGGTAGCCCGGGATTTAACGGAAAAAGTTTTCGCCCTACACCAAATCCATCCTCGTTTTTACTTCGAAGCTCATCTGCGCCGGGTCTTGATGTTCTCTCAGAAGGAAAGATTCGAGCGGATACTGGCAGGCAGGAGAATACTGTTAATTGGAGCCCTGGCGCCACAAGCGGCCCTGGTCTTAGATACCAAATTAAAACGCCGCCTGGGTTTTGAAATAGCGGCAGCTATCCCTCTCTATGAATTTGAAGAGATACCCTGGGTAAAAGAACAGATTGCCCGCTATAATTTTGACCTTTGTTTATTGGGGGCAGGGGTAAATGCAGTAATTTTGTCTTCGTATATTGCTCGCCATTTAGGCAAGGTAGCTATAGACCTGGGTTCAGGTATGGAAAGCCTGATTACGGGGAAGATTGTGACGGATTCCTTTATTAATGAGGTTATTGGCCTTGACCGCCTGCTACAGATGTAG
- a CDS encoding NAD-dependent epimerase/dehydratase family protein — protein sequence MKILLTGGAGFIASHICDRLISEGHEVVVIDNLSTGRLELLNPRAYFYQLDLCDPAIALVFQIEKPELVIHHAAQVSVSNSQENPVFDAVNNIIGSLNLYENCRQYKVKKIIYASSAAIYGEPLYLGIDEKHPVKPLSFYGLSKYLAEIYLRYYAGLFGLKFTILRYANVYGPRQRSDGEGGVIAIFLSSLLKGEAPMIFGQGEQSRDFIYVADIVEANIQALTRAENEVLNLGTGKELSINQLYASIEALLCSQLQPVYVPERPGDIMHSYFDQRKAAELLDWKASYPLQEGLRKTIEYMS from the coding sequence GTGAAGATTCTGCTTACCGGTGGTGCTGGTTTTATTGCTTCTCATATATGCGACCGGCTTATCAGTGAAGGGCATGAGGTGGTAGTAATCGACAACCTCTCAACGGGGAGGCTGGAGCTGTTAAATCCCCGGGCTTATTTTTACCAACTTGATCTCTGTGACCCGGCTATTGCCCTGGTATTCCAGATTGAAAAACCCGAGTTAGTAATACACCATGCGGCTCAGGTCAGCGTCAGCAACTCCCAGGAAAACCCAGTGTTTGATGCTGTTAATAATATTATTGGCTCACTAAATCTTTATGAAAACTGCCGGCAATACAAAGTGAAAAAGATAATTTATGCCTCTTCAGCCGCCATATATGGTGAGCCTTTATACCTGGGTATTGATGAAAAACACCCGGTTAAGCCCCTTTCTTTTTACGGACTTTCCAAATACCTGGCGGAAATCTATCTTAGGTATTATGCTGGGCTATTTGGCCTCAAATTTACCATCCTGCGCTATGCCAATGTTTATGGTCCGCGACAGCGTAGTGACGGGGAGGGGGGAGTAATAGCTATTTTTCTATCTTCCCTTTTAAAAGGTGAAGCCCCCATGATTTTCGGACAGGGAGAGCAAAGCCGAGATTTTATTTATGTGGCTGATATAGTTGAGGCTAATATCCAGGCTTTGACACGGGCAGAAAATGAAGTTCTCAACCTGGGAACAGGAAAAGAGCTTAGCATTAACCAGTTATATGCTAGCATAGAAGCACTTTTGTGCAGTCAACTGCAGCCGGTATATGTGCCGGAGCGGCCAGGAGATATAATGCATAGTTATTTTGACCAGCGTAAGGCTGCTGAGCTTCTTGATTGGAAGGCTTCTTATCCATTGCAAGAGGGACTGCGTAAAACCATTGAGTATATGTCTTAA
- a CDS encoding GT-D fold domain-containing glycosyltransferase — MDSFIIYKDDFAEISEIISRVNYCLRNQLGFSLVRVGDAENQVMAQGTIIAENEIAEIWWAEDENWTGVTLPNYPARDRLLDAVQKADIVGVLHQDEVFIWKPLTEAVFSHYNIKPRQLCYAFINTYLPKSDQFISLLQHYRLLLIGKAARSLALLLQEKYGIEVAGTISISNYSELEWVMEESSKLDFDLALISAGTNAVILAVELAAQGKVAIDLGRGMHLEFWE; from the coding sequence GTGGACAGCTTTATTATCTACAAAGACGATTTTGCTGAAATATCGGAAATAATCAGTCGGGTCAATTATTGTTTGCGCAACCAGCTAGGTTTTTCTCTGGTGCGGGTGGGAGATGCGGAAAACCAAGTTATGGCCCAGGGAACCATCATAGCGGAAAATGAAATTGCGGAGATATGGTGGGCTGAAGATGAAAACTGGACGGGTGTGACCTTGCCCAATTATCCAGCCCGGGATCGTTTGCTGGATGCAGTTCAGAAGGCCGATATTGTGGGAGTGCTCCATCAGGATGAGGTTTTTATATGGAAACCCCTTACGGAAGCGGTTTTCTCACATTATAATATAAAGCCCCGTCAGCTCTGTTATGCCTTTATCAATACCTATTTGCCCAAATCAGATCAATTTATCAGCCTGCTGCAACACTACCGCCTGTTGCTGATAGGCAAAGCGGCCAGAAGCTTGGCTTTGCTCTTACAGGAGAAATACGGAATAGAGGTGGCCGGAACTATTTCTATAAGCAATTACTCTGAACTGGAGTGGGTAATGGAGGAAAGCAGCAAGCTTGATTTCGATCTGGCCCTTATTTCTGCCGGTACCAATGCCGTAATACTGGCGGTAGAACTGGCGGCACAAGGCAAAGTGGCCATTGATTTAGGCCGGGGAATGCATCTAGAGTTTTGGGAGTGA
- a CDS encoding GT-D fold domain-containing glycosyltransferase: MESISFNRPRRIRVEPGKEKYANISRVDSSPLWFNSSRLMDEVLKFLEKGRPCSIVSLGATEAFVMAQYTLFSEEEFMQHPEALVANRGARGGHGHRGISFPNLRARDDTVEAIRKAHIVGYNSLVEPAREMAEKVLEAYAIQPRYLFEANIRRVLLLSQKEKFEAMLRGRKVLLISSLAPRLKVLRQQEYKDRLDCDLVAALSIYDYEEIPEVKRQVDRYDFDLCLLAAGVNAIILATYIAESLGKVAFDIGWCMETMISGEIFVDPWLGNIIGLEKLLQM; encoded by the coding sequence ATGGAGAGTATAAGCTTTAACCGGCCAAGAAGAATAAGGGTGGAACCGGGTAAAGAAAAATACGCTAATATCTCCCGGGTGGATTCCAGCCCGTTGTGGTTTAATAGCTCCCGGTTGATGGACGAGGTCTTAAAATTCCTGGAAAAAGGAAGGCCTTGTTCCATTGTTTCCCTAGGTGCGACAGAAGCTTTTGTTATGGCCCAGTATACCCTCTTTAGTGAGGAAGAGTTTATGCAGCACCCGGAGGCCCTGGTGGCTAACCGGGGTGCTCGGGGGGGACATGGACATCGGGGAATTTCTTTTCCCAATCTCCGGGCTCGGGACGATACAGTGGAGGCAATTAGAAAGGCTCATATAGTGGGTTATAACAGTTTGGTTGAACCGGCCCGGGAAATGGCGGAAAAGGTTCTGGAGGCTTATGCTATTCAACCCCGCTACTTGTTCGAGGCCAATATAAGGAGAGTCTTGTTGTTGTCGCAGAAGGAAAAGTTTGAGGCTATGTTAAGAGGCCGGAAGGTGCTGCTTATCAGTTCCCTGGCCCCCCGGCTCAAAGTGCTGCGGCAGCAGGAATACAAAGACCGATTGGACTGTGATTTGGTCGCTGCGCTTAGTATTTATGATTATGAAGAAATCCCGGAAGTAAAGAGACAGGTCGACCGTTATGACTTTGACCTCTGTCTGTTAGCCGCTGGCGTGAACGCCATCATCCTGGCAACTTATATAGCCGAATCTCTAGGTAAAGTAGCCTTTGATATCGGCTGGTGCATGGAAACCATGATCAGTGGAGAAATATTTGTCGACCCTTGGCTAGGAAATATAATCGGCCTGGAGAAACTGCTGCAGATGTAA